One window of Dechloromonas sp. ZY10 genomic DNA carries:
- a CDS encoding D-amino acid aminotransferase: protein MSPYVADPIYLNGRFLPLAEAGVSPLDRGFLYGDGVYEVIPVYSRRAFRLDEHLARLQATLKGIALPNPLPLDAWRGVVEQLIAAAPWDDQSIYLQVTRGADNKRDHAFPSPAVPPTVFAYAGPLVTPDAATRASGVAAITVPDLRWSRCDLKVISLLPNVLARQLAVAQGCAEALLIRDGYLKEGAASNIFVVRDGVLLAPPKTHLMLPGITYDVILELAERHGQPLEIREISEAELRGADEVWMTSSTKEVLPIVTLDGRPVGSGVPGPLAAQMWQYYQDFKNSVMRQA, encoded by the coding sequence ATGAGCCCCTACGTTGCCGATCCGATTTACCTCAATGGTCGCTTCCTGCCCCTGGCAGAAGCCGGCGTCTCGCCGCTCGACCGGGGCTTTCTCTACGGCGATGGGGTCTATGAGGTGATCCCGGTCTATTCGCGGCGCGCTTTCCGTCTCGACGAGCACCTCGCGCGTTTGCAGGCGACGCTGAAGGGCATTGCCTTGCCCAACCCGCTCCCGCTCGACGCCTGGCGCGGGGTGGTTGAACAACTGATCGCCGCCGCGCCCTGGGACGATCAGTCGATCTACCTGCAGGTCACGCGCGGCGCTGACAACAAGCGCGACCACGCCTTTCCGTCGCCCGCAGTGCCGCCAACGGTCTTCGCCTACGCCGGCCCGCTGGTGACGCCCGATGCGGCCACCCGCGCCAGCGGCGTGGCGGCGATCACGGTGCCTGATCTGCGCTGGTCGCGTTGCGACCTCAAAGTCATCTCCCTGCTGCCCAATGTGCTGGCCCGCCAACTGGCGGTGGCACAGGGCTGTGCCGAAGCCTTGCTGATTCGCGACGGTTACCTCAAGGAAGGTGCGGCATCGAACATTTTCGTCGTGCGCGACGGTGTGTTGCTGGCCCCACCCAAAACTCACCTGATGCTACCCGGCATCACCTACGACGTGATCCTCGAACTCGCCGAACGCCACGGTCAACCGCTGGAAATCCGCGAAATCAGCGAAGCGGAACTTCGCGGCGCCGACGAGGTCTGGATGACGTCTTCGACCAAGGAAGTCCTGCCGATTGTCACGCTTGACGGCCGGCCGGTCGGCTCCGGCGTTCCCGGGCCACTCGCCGCCCAGATGTGGCAGTACTACCAGGACTTCAAGAACTCCGTAATGCGTCAGGCCTGA
- a CDS encoding YbeD family protein, translating to MAEQPETLLEFPCNFPLKIMGKADDQLAQVVLEIVTRHAPGFDGATMEMRASSGGKYVGLTCTVVATSKPQLDALYLELTAHPLVKVVL from the coding sequence ATGGCTGAACAACCTGAAACCCTGCTCGAATTTCCCTGCAACTTCCCGCTCAAGATCATGGGCAAGGCCGATGATCAACTGGCGCAAGTCGTCCTTGAAATCGTCACCCGGCATGCCCCGGGCTTTGACGGCGCGACCATGGAAATGCGCGCCAGCTCGGGCGGCAAGTACGTCGGTTTGACCTGCACCGTGGTGGCCACCTCCAAGCCGCAGCTCGATGCGCTGTATCTGGAGTTGACCGCGCATCCGCTGGTCAAGGTCGTTCTCTAA
- the lipB gene encoding lipoyl(octanoyl) transferase LipB gives MEQPAAGGPPPLIVKRLGRVEYEPTFAAMQAFTASRDEHTPDELWIVEHPPVYTLGQASKPEHLLRDNGIPRVQIDRGGQVTYHGPGQVVIYLLLDLHRRKIKVRELVTAIEQAVIDLLAVHGVSAERRDGAPGVYVGAAKIAALGLRIRNGRSYHGVSLNVDMDLTPFAAINPCGYPGLQVIQTRDLNLPLTAHEAGEQLCQHLLQQLEPHHG, from the coding sequence GTGGAGCAGCCAGCCGCCGGCGGCCCGCCGCCATTGATCGTCAAGCGCCTCGGGCGGGTTGAGTACGAGCCGACCTTTGCCGCGATGCAGGCGTTCACCGCCAGTCGCGACGAGCACACCCCGGACGAGTTGTGGATCGTCGAACATCCGCCGGTCTATACCCTGGGCCAGGCCAGCAAGCCCGAGCACCTGCTGCGCGATAACGGCATCCCAAGAGTCCAGATCGACCGGGGCGGCCAAGTCACCTACCACGGCCCCGGCCAAGTAGTGATTTACCTGCTGCTCGATCTGCACCGGCGCAAGATCAAGGTGCGCGAACTGGTGACCGCCATCGAGCAGGCGGTGATCGACCTGCTCGCCGTCCACGGCGTCAGTGCCGAGCGCCGAGACGGCGCGCCCGGCGTCTATGTCGGCGCCGCCAAGATCGCCGCCCTCGGCCTGCGCATCCGCAACGGCCGCTCCTACCACGGGGTCTCGCTCAACGTCGATATGGACCTCACCCCCTTTGCCGCAATCAATCCCTGCGGCTACCCCGGTCTGCAGGTCATCCAGACCCGCGACCTGAATCTTCCGCTCACCGCTCACGAGGCCGGCGAGCAGCTTTGCCAACACCTGCTACAGCAACTGGAACCCCATCATGGCTGA
- the lipA gene encoding lipoyl synthase, with protein MADDNSADRSAKPKTAKEAGVKQKGELKTARIPIKIVPVDTPLKKPDWIRVKAGNSAGRFGEIKSMLRERKLHTVCEEATCPNIGECFGRGTATFMILGDICTRRCPFCDVGHGQPLPPNPNEPQELAESVAALKLRYVVITSVDRDDLRDGGAQHFVDVIRAVRAASPTTTIETLVPDFRGRMDVALDILGQALPDVLNHNMETVPRLYKQARPGADYAHSLEFLKQFKARYPQVNTKSGLMVGLGEEDPEILDVMRDLRAHDVDMLTIGQYLAPSGHHLPVSRYVHPDVFKMYENEAKAMGFSGAACAPMVRSSYWADQQAHNAGV; from the coding sequence ATGGCTGACGACAACTCCGCAGACCGCAGCGCCAAACCAAAGACCGCCAAGGAAGCCGGCGTCAAACAAAAAGGCGAACTGAAGACGGCGCGTATCCCGATCAAGATCGTCCCGGTCGACACCCCGCTGAAAAAGCCGGACTGGATTCGGGTCAAGGCCGGCAACAGCGCCGGCCGCTTCGGCGAAATCAAGTCGATGCTGCGCGAGAGGAAGCTGCACACTGTCTGCGAAGAAGCCACCTGCCCCAACATCGGCGAGTGTTTCGGGCGCGGCACCGCCACCTTCATGATCCTCGGCGACATCTGCACCCGCCGCTGCCCCTTCTGCGACGTTGGCCACGGCCAGCCGCTGCCGCCCAACCCCAACGAGCCGCAGGAACTCGCCGAGTCGGTTGCCGCGCTCAAGCTGCGTTATGTGGTGATTACCAGCGTCGACCGTGACGATCTGCGCGACGGTGGTGCCCAGCACTTCGTCGACGTCATCCGCGCCGTCCGCGCCGCCTCGCCGACCACCACCATCGAAACCCTGGTCCCCGATTTCCGTGGGCGCATGGACGTGGCACTCGACATCCTCGGCCAGGCCCTGCCCGACGTGCTCAACCACAACATGGAAACCGTGCCGCGCCTCTACAAACAGGCCCGCCCCGGCGCCGACTACGCCCACTCGCTGGAGTTTCTCAAGCAGTTCAAGGCCCGCTACCCGCAGGTCAACACCAAATCCGGCCTGATGGTCGGCCTCGGCGAAGAAGACCCCGAAATCCTCGACGTCATGCGCGACCTGCGCGCCCACGACGTGGACATGCTGACCATCGGCCAGTACCTCGCCCCCTCCGGCCACCACCTGCCGGTCAGCCGCTACGTCCATCCCGACGTGTTCAAGATGTACGAAAACGAAGCCAAAGCCATGGGCTTCTCCGGCGCCGCCTGCGCGCCGATGGTCCGCTCGTCGTATTGGGCAGATCAGCAGGCGCACAACGCCGGAGTTTGA
- a CDS encoding DUF2726 domain-containing protein — MPLDLSPQQLALLALPLLLLLAYWLLRSDGYSYAGKPILTDNELGFYHTLCAAFADDGIVVLPQVAMNAFIKPGPGETGKRYAAARATFAQKHVDFLLCAADTLEIIAIVELDDRTHSLERDLARDAITRSAGYPTLRFHSRRKPDIEELRECLDEVCRGKVRTLRAY, encoded by the coding sequence ATGCCCCTCGACCTCTCGCCGCAACAACTGGCCCTGCTCGCACTGCCGCTACTGCTCCTGCTCGCCTACTGGCTACTACGCAGCGACGGCTACAGCTACGCCGGCAAACCCATCCTCACCGACAACGAACTCGGCTTCTACCACACCCTGTGCGCCGCCTTTGCCGACGACGGCATCGTCGTCCTGCCGCAAGTCGCGATGAACGCATTCATCAAGCCCGGTCCCGGTGAAACTGGCAAACGCTACGCCGCCGCCCGCGCCACCTTCGCGCAAAAACACGTCGACTTCCTGCTCTGCGCCGCCGACACGCTGGAAATCATCGCCATCGTCGAACTCGACGACCGTACCCACAGCCTCGAACGCGACCTCGCCCGCGACGCCATCACCCGCAGCGCCGGCTACCCGACCCTGCGCTTCCACTCCCGGCGCAAGCCGGATATCGAGGAACTGCGGGAATGTCTGGATGAGGTTTGCCGAGGCAAGGTCAGGACTTTGCGGGCGTATTGA
- a CDS encoding diguanylate cyclase domain-containing protein, with protein sequence MKILLVEDMRAVAALMTARLIAFGYEVCHAENGQLAVEAFRREAPDLVLMDLEMPVMNGIEATSRIRALEAGQVWTPIIFLTASDTPDNLVMAIDAGADDFLSKTVPENVLQAKMRALNRIAALRRELAEANLRLQAMAHRDGLTGLANRRRMDSLTDAAWAQANQQQAPFGLLMLDVDNFKRYNDHYGHQAGDDCLRAVAAALEAGTRNENPARIVARYGGEEFAIVLPGYTADDCQRVAGQVLATLRARRLPHEKNGDWGIVTASLGGAWLAQASGRIADLFRTADANLYRAKENGRNRCEMG encoded by the coding sequence ATGAAAATCCTGCTGGTAGAAGACATGCGCGCGGTCGCTGCGCTGATGACCGCGCGTCTGATCGCCTTTGGCTACGAGGTGTGCCACGCCGAAAACGGCCAGCTGGCGGTCGAAGCCTTTCGCCGCGAGGCCCCCGACCTGGTCCTGATGGACCTCGAAATGCCGGTGATGAACGGGATCGAGGCCACCAGCCGGATTCGGGCACTCGAAGCCGGCCAGGTATGGACCCCGATCATCTTCCTGACCGCGTCCGACACCCCGGACAATCTGGTCATGGCCATCGACGCCGGCGCTGACGACTTTCTCTCCAAGACCGTTCCCGAGAACGTGCTGCAGGCCAAGATGAGGGCGCTCAACCGGATCGCCGCGCTACGCCGCGAATTGGCCGAGGCCAACCTGCGATTGCAGGCGATGGCCCATCGCGACGGCCTCACCGGCCTTGCCAACCGCCGCCGCATGGATAGCCTGACCGATGCAGCCTGGGCGCAAGCCAATCAGCAGCAGGCCCCATTCGGTCTGCTGATGCTCGATGTCGACAATTTCAAGCGCTACAACGACCACTATGGCCACCAGGCCGGCGACGACTGCCTGCGCGCCGTCGCTGCGGCACTCGAAGCCGGCACCCGCAACGAAAACCCGGCCCGTATCGTCGCTCGCTACGGCGGGGAGGAATTCGCCATCGTCCTGCCCGGCTACACGGCGGACGATTGCCAGCGGGTCGCCGGACAAGTCCTGGCGACACTGCGCGCACGCCGCCTGCCGCACGAGAAAAACGGCGACTGGGGCATCGTCACTGCCTCGCTCGGCGGCGCCTGGCTGGCCCAGGCTTCGGGTAGAATCGCCGACCTCTTCCGTACTGCCGACGCCAACCTCTACCGCGCCAAGGAAAACGGCCGCAACCGCTGCGAAATGGGCTAA
- a CDS encoding YMGG-like glycine zipper-containing protein has product MKAGKKRLLALLTVVLALGACSSLPSGPSVMALPGSGQTLNSFRSDDAWCREEALRLIGGKSAEQRANEAAVSSAAVGTAIGAVAGAALGGRDGAAVGAGVGLLAGGASGSEQARQSGYGSQRQYDQAYIQCMYAKGHRVPMAAETARSLQTQAQPVAGGYVQPPAPAMPPPPPTSAAKPPAPAGKATVSAQPPSAPRSAAELGIPPPPPGKPPAPPAPTRKPEGERQ; this is encoded by the coding sequence ATGAAGGCCGGGAAAAAACGCCTGTTAGCGCTGTTGACCGTGGTACTTGCCCTCGGGGCCTGCAGCAGCCTGCCCAGTGGACCGAGCGTGATGGCGCTGCCCGGCAGCGGCCAGACCCTCAACAGTTTCCGCAGCGACGATGCCTGGTGCCGCGAGGAAGCACTGCGCCTGATCGGCGGCAAATCGGCCGAGCAACGCGCCAATGAGGCCGCAGTCAGCAGTGCTGCAGTCGGCACGGCGATTGGTGCGGTCGCCGGCGCTGCCCTCGGCGGCCGCGACGGCGCCGCCGTTGGCGCCGGCGTCGGCCTGCTGGCCGGCGGCGCCAGCGGCAGCGAGCAGGCGCGGCAAAGCGGCTATGGCTCACAACGCCAGTACGACCAAGCCTATATCCAGTGCATGTACGCCAAAGGCCATCGCGTGCCGATGGCAGCAGAAACCGCCCGTTCCCTGCAAACGCAGGCACAACCGGTGGCCGGCGGCTATGTCCAACCACCCGCCCCGGCCATGCCCCCCCCTCCACCGACCTCTGCCGCCAAACCTCCAGCACCGGCAGGCAAAGCCACCGTCTCTGCCCAACCCCCAAGCGCCCCCCGCAGTGCCGCCGAACTGGGCATCCCGCCACCACCGCCGGGCAAGCCGCCCGCTCCGCCGGCGCCAACGCGCAAGCCGGAAGGCGAGCGCCAATAA
- a CDS encoding acetyl-CoA hydrolase/transferase family protein has protein sequence MSVQALYQQKRMSATDAIHVVKDGDTIVIPTGVGEPPALLTALSDARRKYRDVKVSQILPLRKYGYLDPETVSHVRHDAYFFGGATRPGGQEGWVDFVPAYFSELPQLIRRGLTPADVVFAMASPMDEFGYFSLALAPDYTMAAIEKARAVVLEVNPNVPFAFGACHIHISEVDALTESSDPLLEVGLPKIGPVQEAIGSYVAEMIPNGATLQIGYGGIPDAVVMQLTNKHNLGIHTEMVGDGIMTLVEAGVVNNSQKNVNRGKMLATFALGSKKLYDFMHRNPSLEMHPVDVTNDPYLAGQNDNLHCINATMQIDFLGQCGSESLGSKPYSGTGGQADFVRAANRSNGGKAFIVLPSTAKDDAISRIVPTLTPGTHVSTSKNDINYVVTEHGVAQLRGKTAKQRCEALIAIAHPNFRAELREAAKKMNLL, from the coding sequence ATGTCCGTCCAGGCTCTTTATCAGCAGAAGCGTATGTCCGCGACCGACGCCATTCACGTGGTCAAGGATGGCGACACCATCGTCATCCCGACCGGCGTCGGCGAGCCGCCCGCGCTGCTGACCGCCCTGTCCGACGCCCGCCGCAAATACCGCGACGTCAAGGTTTCGCAGATCCTGCCGCTGCGCAAGTACGGCTACCTTGACCCGGAAACCGTCTCGCATGTCCGTCACGACGCCTATTTCTTCGGCGGCGCGACCCGTCCGGGCGGCCAGGAGGGCTGGGTGGACTTCGTTCCCGCCTACTTCTCGGAACTGCCGCAACTGATCCGCCGTGGTCTGACCCCCGCCGACGTGGTTTTCGCGATGGCATCGCCGATGGACGAATTCGGCTACTTCTCGCTGGCGCTGGCGCCGGACTACACCATGGCCGCGATTGAAAAAGCCCGTGCCGTGGTCCTTGAAGTCAACCCGAACGTGCCCTTCGCCTTCGGCGCCTGCCACATCCACATCTCCGAAGTCGATGCCCTGACCGAAAGCAGCGATCCGCTGCTCGAAGTCGGCCTGCCCAAGATCGGCCCCGTGCAGGAAGCCATCGGCAGCTATGTCGCCGAAATGATCCCCAACGGCGCTACCCTGCAAATCGGCTACGGCGGCATCCCCGACGCAGTGGTGATGCAGCTGACCAACAAGCACAACCTCGGTATCCACACCGAAATGGTTGGCGACGGCATCATGACCCTGGTTGAAGCCGGCGTGGTCAACAACTCGCAGAAGAACGTCAATCGCGGCAAGATGCTCGCCACCTTCGCGCTCGGCTCGAAGAAACTGTACGACTTCATGCACCGCAATCCGTCGCTCGAAATGCACCCGGTCGATGTCACCAACGACCCCTACCTGGCCGGCCAGAACGACAACCTGCACTGCATCAACGCCACCATGCAGATCGACTTCCTCGGCCAGTGCGGCTCCGAGAGCCTGGGTTCCAAGCCCTACTCCGGCACCGGTGGCCAGGCCGACTTCGTGCGCGCCGCCAACCGCTCCAACGGCGGCAAGGCCTTCATCGTGCTGCCCTCGACCGCCAAGGACGACGCCATTTCCCGCATCGTGCCGACGCTGACCCCGGGCACCCACGTCAGTACCAGCAAGAACGACATCAACTACGTCGTCACCGAGCATGGTGTCGCCCAGCTGCGCGGCAAGACCGCCAAGCAGCGTTGCGAAGCACTGATCGCGATTGCCCACCCCAACTTCCGCGCCGAACTGCGCGAAGCCGCCAAGAAGATGAACCTGCTGTAA
- a CDS encoding class I SAM-dependent RNA methyltransferase, producing the protein MKFFAICPRGLEPLLADELTALGGEDVAPTHGGVFFSGEWATCYRANLESRLATRILWHIVKGPYTSEEDVYRLAVRQLWPNHFAVSSTIRVVTTAIKSPLKSLDFVTLRVKDAVCDRFREDLGERPNVDTRHPDVSIHLFLSERECTLYLDTSGQPLWQRGFRRASVEAPLKENLAAAILKLSGWQPEQPLVDPMCGSGTFLLEAVQIALDRAPGLDRHFGFERLRSFQALEWATLRSAAEARVKKSLPAAICGYDLDERAVRAARRNLQEAGFAEFATVDHGNVLEIEPPAGAPGVLLANPPYGERIGEQEELAAFYPQLGSALKRHWAGWHCLFFTADLRLPKLIRLQPSRKTPLYNGPLECRLFRFEMVAGSNRKGAAPTASGD; encoded by the coding sequence ATGAAATTTTTTGCCATCTGCCCGCGCGGCCTCGAACCCCTGCTCGCCGACGAACTGACCGCCCTCGGCGGCGAAGACGTGGCGCCGACCCACGGCGGCGTCTTCTTTTCCGGCGAATGGGCGACCTGCTACCGCGCCAACCTCGAATCGCGGCTCGCCACCCGCATCCTGTGGCACATCGTCAAAGGCCCGTACACCAGCGAAGAGGATGTCTATCGGCTGGCGGTGCGCCAGTTGTGGCCCAATCACTTCGCGGTCAGCAGCACCATCCGCGTCGTCACCACCGCGATCAAGTCACCGCTCAAGTCGCTCGATTTCGTCACCCTGCGCGTCAAGGACGCCGTTTGCGACCGCTTCCGCGAAGACCTTGGCGAACGCCCGAATGTCGACACCCGTCACCCCGATGTCAGTATCCACCTGTTTCTCAGCGAGCGTGAGTGCACACTCTACCTGGACACCTCGGGGCAGCCGCTGTGGCAGCGCGGTTTCCGCCGTGCCAGCGTCGAGGCACCACTCAAGGAAAACCTCGCCGCCGCGATCCTCAAACTCTCCGGCTGGCAGCCCGAGCAGCCGCTGGTCGACCCGATGTGCGGCAGCGGCACCTTCCTGCTCGAAGCAGTGCAGATCGCGCTCGACCGCGCCCCCGGCCTCGACCGGCATTTCGGCTTTGAACGCCTGCGCTCCTTCCAGGCGCTCGAATGGGCAACCCTGCGCAGTGCCGCCGAAGCTCGCGTCAAGAAGTCGCTGCCAGCGGCCATCTGCGGTTACGACCTCGACGAGCGCGCCGTGCGCGCCGCCCGCCGCAACCTGCAGGAAGCCGGCTTTGCTGAATTTGCCACGGTCGACCACGGCAATGTGCTGGAAATCGAGCCGCCGGCCGGCGCCCCCGGCGTACTGCTGGCCAATCCCCCTTACGGCGAGCGCATCGGCGAGCAGGAAGAACTGGCCGCTTTCTACCCGCAACTGGGCAGCGCCCTGAAGCGCCACTGGGCTGGCTGGCACTGCCTGTTCTTTACCGCCGACCTGCGCCTGCCCAAACTGATCCGCCTGCAGCCAAGCCGCAAGACGCCGCTTTACAACGGCCCGCTCGAATGCCGCCTGTTCCGTTTCGAAATGGTCGCCGGCAGCAACCGCAAGGGGGCCGCACCGACCGCTTCAGGCGATTGA
- a CDS encoding CopD family protein produces MLIVKTLHLWMVISWFAGLFYLPRIFVNLAMVPADSVAERDRLLLMAGKLYKFMTPLAAFAVLLGLWLWFGYGFGGGWLHAKTALVAGLIAYHWHCGRLLQAFRNGHNTRSHVWFRFYNEVPVLVLLAVLFLVVLKPF; encoded by the coding sequence ATGCTGATCGTCAAAACCCTGCACCTGTGGATGGTGATTTCCTGGTTCGCCGGCCTGTTCTACCTGCCGCGCATTTTCGTCAATCTGGCGATGGTCCCCGCCGACAGCGTCGCCGAGCGCGACCGCCTGCTGCTGATGGCCGGCAAGCTCTACAAGTTCATGACCCCGCTCGCCGCCTTCGCCGTGCTCCTCGGCCTCTGGCTGTGGTTCGGCTACGGCTTTGGCGGCGGCTGGCTGCACGCCAAGACCGCGCTGGTCGCCGGCCTGATCGCCTATCACTGGCATTGCGGCCGTCTGCTGCAAGCCTTCCGCAACGGCCACAATACCCGTTCGCACGTCTGGTTCCGCTTCTATAACGAAGTCCCGGTGCTGGTGCTGCTCGCCGTTCTCTTCCTCGTTGTTCTCAAGCCCTTCTGA
- a CDS encoding SDR family oxidoreductase, producing MQKILIVGSGDVARRILSLLHRRARVYALVRDPAQAAAWRAAGAMPLRGDLDDRRSLQRLTGLADCVLHLAPPPGHGERDPRTRNLLAALSGGKKQRESLPRRLIYVSTTGVYGDCAGAEIDETRRCRPENARARRRVDAEQALRQWGAACGISVSILRAPGIYAADRLPLERLQKGTPALVDRDDVYTNHIHADDLAAACVAALRRGGANRAYNVVDASEMKMAEYFDRVAAAFSLPPPPRLSRAEAEQQLSPVQLSFMRESRRIGNRRLTRELGLRLRYPTVEAGIAAARAALSAAPAANSSD from the coding sequence ATGCAAAAAATCCTGATCGTCGGCAGCGGGGACGTTGCCCGCCGCATCCTCTCCCTGCTTCACCGCCGCGCCCGCGTTTATGCGCTGGTGCGCGATCCGGCCCAGGCCGCAGCCTGGCGGGCCGCCGGCGCGATGCCGCTGCGCGGCGACCTCGACGACCGGCGCAGCCTGCAGCGCCTGACCGGCCTCGCCGACTGCGTGCTGCACCTGGCGCCACCGCCCGGCCACGGCGAACGTGACCCGCGTACGCGCAACCTGCTGGCCGCCTTGAGCGGCGGGAAAAAGCAGCGCGAAAGTCTACCACGGCGCCTGATTTACGTAAGCACGACAGGGGTTTACGGCGATTGCGCCGGCGCCGAGATCGACGAAACCCGGCGCTGCCGCCCGGAGAATGCCCGCGCCCGCCGCCGCGTCGATGCCGAGCAGGCCTTGCGCCAATGGGGCGCGGCCTGCGGCATCAGCGTCAGCATCCTGCGTGCCCCCGGGATTTACGCGGCCGACCGCCTGCCGCTTGAACGTCTGCAAAAAGGCACGCCAGCGCTGGTCGACCGTGACGATGTGTATACCAACCACATCCATGCCGACGATCTCGCCGCCGCCTGCGTCGCCGCCCTGCGCCGGGGCGGCGCCAACCGCGCCTACAACGTGGTCGATGCCTCGGAGATGAAAATGGCCGAATATTTCGACCGCGTCGCTGCCGCTTTCTCCCTGCCGCCGCCGCCGCGCCTGAGCCGTGCCGAGGCCGAGCAACAGTTGTCGCCAGTCCAGTTGTCGTTCATGCGCGAATCGCGGCGCATCGGCAACCGCCGGCTGACCCGCGAACTCGGCCTGCGCCTGCGCTATCCGACGGTCGAGGCCGGCATTGCCGCCGCCCGCGCCGCGCTGAGCGCCGCCCCCGCAGCCAACTCATCCGATTAA